Proteins from a genomic interval of Peptococcaceae bacterium:
- a CDS encoding DUF1670 domain-containing protein: MGRAKEYRQRLKYQVTSARKKTLESLLAVQFAEELGMSETEARLLAYRTSRWILNQPDVRGPNQILFDAVSGRESFTRRYKILKKIRLTPYNVEDLDLELEFGLSTMQAGRIFRLIEEAYRQDALLSARQLTMLCNITPASLRCRLAGLRREGIWLPVAGLSRTERERGGQLRSAWALARYLDGQSLVEIRQTAALSRETFRHLLSRFSHVARLILGGRFMPRDPEEAAWTTIVQAVPEKKLLPLLDEPGIPASAEDWASFRTELEADFALSPVKLRAVRDIAGEILDTLSAGRPDGDVVYWAVTSSEPAGKPLEACRLVPVTLTLYDPGDVPAPNIDRDINRLSDIKFKKILRYATQAKHGGGYLTYADLGYLLGIHPEAISRLVRSNPQLAVPLRGAECDIGRGVTHRKKIIQLYLEMHTETEIAARTGHSYEAIENYIKEFAAVLVLAERGLTAPLIRRVIGRSVKLINTYLELIREYSGPEYAFRFHHLRKIFQTHEDELKKSLRGVKL, from the coding sequence ATGGGACGAGCAAAAGAATATCGTCAACGTCTGAAATACCAGGTAACCTCCGCACGCAAGAAAACCTTGGAGAGTCTGCTTGCCGTCCAGTTTGCAGAAGAACTGGGCATGAGCGAAACCGAGGCCCGGTTGTTGGCGTACCGTACCAGCAGGTGGATTTTAAATCAACCCGATGTGAGGGGACCTAACCAGATACTGTTTGATGCTGTATCGGGACGCGAATCTTTTACTCGCCGGTACAAAATTCTTAAAAAGATCAGGCTCACTCCCTATAATGTAGAGGATCTGGACCTTGAGTTAGAGTTCGGATTATCCACCATGCAGGCAGGCCGCATCTTCCGCTTAATAGAAGAAGCCTACCGCCAGGATGCCCTTTTAAGTGCCAGGCAACTGACTATGTTATGCAATATCACACCTGCCTCCTTAAGGTGCCGCCTGGCCGGGCTGCGCCGGGAAGGCATTTGGTTACCGGTGGCCGGCCTTTCACGTACTGAACGGGAGCGGGGCGGGCAATTGCGCTCAGCTTGGGCCCTGGCCAGGTACCTGGATGGACAATCCCTGGTGGAAATCAGGCAAACCGCTGCACTATCCCGGGAAACATTCCGCCACCTTTTATCCCGCTTTTCCCACGTTGCCCGCCTGATTCTGGGCGGTAGGTTCATGCCGCGCGACCCTGAAGAGGCTGCCTGGACGACCATTGTACAGGCTGTCCCAGAGAAAAAACTGCTCCCTTTGCTGGATGAACCGGGCATACCCGCATCCGCCGAAGACTGGGCGTCTTTCAGGACCGAGCTTGAGGCGGACTTTGCCTTGTCTCCAGTAAAACTTCGAGCTGTACGGGATATAGCCGGGGAAATACTGGATACCCTGTCCGCCGGCCGGCCCGACGGTGATGTTGTGTACTGGGCGGTAACCAGCAGCGAACCTGCCGGAAAGCCCCTGGAGGCCTGCCGCTTAGTGCCGGTGACACTTACCCTTTACGACCCCGGGGACGTGCCGGCACCCAATATCGACCGGGACATTAACCGGCTTAGTGATATTAAATTTAAAAAGATACTTCGTTACGCCACCCAGGCCAAGCACGGCGGGGGTTACCTAACGTATGCCGATCTGGGCTACCTGTTGGGCATCCACCCCGAAGCCATCTCCAGACTGGTGCGGTCAAACCCCCAGTTGGCGGTCCCCCTGCGGGGCGCGGAATGCGATATCGGCCGCGGCGTTACCCACCGCAAAAAGATTATCCAGCTTTATCTGGAGATGCACACCGAGACCGAAATAGCAGCCCGGACGGGGCATTCCTATGAGGCCATAGAAAATTACATTAAAGAATTCGCGGCGGTGCTGGTACTGGCCGAGCGCGGCCTGACCGCGCCCCTGATCCGCCGGGTTATTGGACGATCGGTTAAGTTAATCAATACCTACCTGGAATTAATACGGGAGTATTCCGGTCCTGAATACGCTTTCCGGTTTCACCACCTGCGCAAGATATTTCAAACACACGAGGACGAGCTAAAAAAAAGCCTGCGGGGCGTAAAACTATGA
- a CDS encoding transposase yields MQVVHGYRNGKNPKQRVVSTMGRYDESRYLNVQEILRDMQRLKRMQEVISEINDPAVPPDTGHNRKFSLRWSCKTGR; encoded by the coding sequence ATGCAGGTGGTTCACGGTTACCGCAACGGGAAAAATCCCAAACAAAGGGTGGTTTCTACGATGGGACGCTATGATGAAAGTCGTTACCTGAACGTCCAGGAAATTCTCCGTGACATGCAGCGCTTAAAACGAATGCAGGAAGTGATTAGCGAGATAAACGACCCTGCAGTACCCCCGGATACAGGACACAATCGCAAATTCAGTTTACGGTGGAGCTGCAAAACAGGCCGATGA
- a CDS encoding DUF1670 domain-containing protein has protein sequence MIRLTVVDEEDIELMAEFGMSGLQKGRLARLIEEAYFQGAILDTPRLVLLLLETHRAIRVDLSQFWQAGAWLPIAGMKGANREMMRTLRGALAIDRYLAGEDLAQIRRELAIRLTRWHRWWQDFKELVRQEINPGSTQPLIAQPPEVLAAWQEVWKKHQEQPGLISRLALDKDVPGVSSIHYINRSAFYDLLGQRHGYSPAAADKFLDDLNDLAARLNRQARSGGQIIYNAVADHEPAGRKLAECQLKPVVLDYLDAQDWAEIDRDRTAELKWSRLLRLATQARTQGAVLTQPDLALLLGLSTKAIQSLSKEYPNVIIPTKGIVADMGPALTQVDKIVRLYMDGYTETEIVRRTGHSYDSVENYLLDFARVVYLVEKGLPVPTIRKVLGCSKKLVEKHVNLYREFSGPDYAFMLGRIRRLAEAHPVKKN, from the coding sequence TTGATTCGACTTACCGTGGTTGATGAAGAAGATATTGAGTTAATGGCCGAGTTCGGGATGAGCGGCCTGCAGAAGGGACGCCTGGCCCGGCTCATCGAGGAGGCCTACTTTCAGGGCGCTATTTTGGATACTCCCCGGTTGGTGCTTTTACTGTTGGAAACCCACCGGGCCATACGGGTGGATTTGAGCCAGTTTTGGCAAGCCGGGGCCTGGTTGCCCATTGCGGGAATGAAAGGCGCCAACCGGGAAATGATGCGGACTTTGCGAGGAGCCTTGGCGATTGACCGTTACCTGGCGGGCGAAGACCTGGCACAAATCCGGCGGGAACTGGCCATCAGGCTTACCCGCTGGCACCGCTGGTGGCAGGATTTCAAAGAACTGGTACGCCAGGAAATAAATCCGGGCAGCACTCAACCCTTGATTGCCCAACCGCCGGAAGTTTTGGCCGCCTGGCAAGAGGTCTGGAAAAAGCATCAAGAACAACCCGGACTGATTAGCCGGCTAGCGCTGGATAAGGACGTTCCGGGAGTATCCAGTATCCATTACATAAACCGCAGCGCTTTTTACGATTTATTGGGCCAGCGTCACGGCTACTCGCCGGCGGCCGCGGACAAATTTCTGGACGACCTGAACGACCTGGCGGCGCGCTTAAACCGGCAAGCCCGCTCTGGCGGCCAGATCATCTACAATGCGGTGGCGGACCACGAACCTGCCGGCCGCAAACTTGCGGAATGCCAGTTGAAACCCGTGGTTCTAGATTACCTCGACGCCCAAGACTGGGCTGAAATCGACCGGGACCGGACCGCCGAATTGAAGTGGAGCCGGCTGCTCAGGCTGGCCACACAAGCCAGGACCCAGGGCGCGGTCTTAACCCAGCCGGATTTGGCTCTTTTATTGGGGCTGTCTACCAAGGCCATTCAAAGCCTGAGCAAAGAATACCCCAATGTTATTATCCCCACCAAGGGAATAGTGGCTGACATGGGACCGGCTTTAACCCAAGTCGATAAAATTGTCCGGCTCTACATGGATGGCTATACCGAGACCGAAATTGTTCGGCGAACGGGACATAGCTACGATTCAGTGGAAAACTACCTCTTGGACTTTGCCCGGGTCGTTTACCTGGTAGAAAAAGGCCTGCCGGTTCCGACGATCCGCAAGGTCCTTGGTTGTTCAAAAAAACTCGTGGAAAAACACGTCAACCTGTACCGGGAGTTCTCCGGGCCAGATTACGCCTTTATGCTGGGGCGTATCCGCCGCCTGGCCGAAGCCCACCCGGTTAAAAAAAACTGA